CGCAAGAAAAAAAACGTTTAATTTTCAACAACATTCCTTACCGACCTTAGTTTTGGCACGCCCTATGCCAGTGGGACCGACAACAGAAACAAGCTGCACGTGGAGAGAACCACCACGTTTGCTGTCACCCTTGCCCATCAAGAAAGGTCCGGAAGCATGCCTAAGAAACATTTTTTCAGTGCCAGATTACGCGTATCGCTATTCCTTTTGTTTCTGCTCTCTGCCATCATGATTGCTGTGAATGGCAACACAATAACGTCAGCCCATAATGCTCGTGGAATTCCAACAAAAGGCCTAACAACTATTGAGCTTGGCAAAACCTACCCAGCACAATATGAGTCTTGGAAAGCGACAGCCGAGCCAACGCCTGCGGACAAAAGTAAATATAAGCGTGGCTATGACACAGACGGCATCCTTTACAGCAAAATTGATGAGTACCCCTACTTGGCTTTGTTACTGAATGGCTGGGGGTACGGAGCTGAATTTACCGAACCACGTGGGCATGTGTACATGATTGAAGACCAAGTGGATATTGAGCCAACCCGTCTCAAAGCAGGCGGCTCGTGTTTAAGCTGTAAAACACCATATGCCCAAGATTTGCAGACTGAATTGGGTGAGGACTACTTCAAAAAATCGTATGCTGAATTACGTGATGATATCCCGGCTCAAGACCAATTATTGGGAGTGACTTGTGTTGATTGTCATAACACGGACGATCTGTCTCTCAAAATCTCTCGCGGTTTTACTCTGGGCAAAGCCCTGCCCCAGATTGGAAAGCAACCGTCCGATTTATCCAATCAGGATAAACGATCTCTAGTGTGTGCACAGTGTCACGTCACCTACACCATGCCGAAAAATGCGCAAATGAAGACAACAGATGTTCTTTTCCCATGGTCCGGGAGCCAGTGGGGAAACATCAGTGTTGAAAACATTATTGCCACGATCAAATCCGATCCCACCTATAAAGAGTGGACACAAAGCGTGACGGGATTCAAACTCGGCTTTGTGCGTCACCCGGAGTTTGAATTTTTCTCCAAAGACAGTCCACACTGGCAAGCGGGTTTATCCTGTGCAGACTGCCACATGCCGAGTACAGATGCAGCGGACCAAACAATTTCCGACCATCGGATCATGAGTCCGTTAAAAAACGACCTAACAGCTTGTGCGGCCTGTCACACTGAAGACCCCAATAGCCTGCGGGAAATGGTTTTTGCCATTCAGGACAACACGGCAACGGCAATGATCAACACAGGCTACGCCCTGGCTGGGGTGGCAAAGCTTTTTGAGCTGGCTCATCACAGCTCCGCAGCAGGAACCATTACCACCACTTCTTTCTATCAGCAGGCAAAAGAGGCCTATGAACAGGCTTTTTACCGCTTGATGTTTATCCAAAACGAAAACTCCACCGGATTTCACAACCCGCCGGAAGCTACTCGCATCCTGAACGATACCGAAAAGTACACAAATACTGCAGAACGCTTACTCCGTGAGGCCATCATCACATCAGGAATAACGATTCCAGAGATTGTTGATTTGGAGTTGGACCAGTACCTGTATAACCGTGGAAATAAGAAACTGAACTTCAACCCCGACATGGAAATTGTACTGCCACAGACACCTCATTATCCCGATAGTCTGTCGGAAGAGCCCCATCAAATAAAACTTCCGTCTGCGAACGCTGCATTGCCACAGTAAAAAAACTAAGACACCTAATTTTAGAAAAGGTATCCCCACGTCGTTGGGGATACCTCACGAATTGACACGATTAGGTTTGGATATACGATTCTTTGGGGAGAGTTTGAATAAACTGTCCGCCATCATCCATATGTAATTTTTTTGATTTGTATCAATTTCTTCTTTTCCTATTTGCGTCATAGTGGCCTCAAGAAACGCCGATGACGGATAACACGTAACAACAAAACGTATCCTTAACACTCAATCAAACCAGGAGAGAATCACATGAGTATGTTTTGTTTTCAATGTCAGGAAGCCGCGAAAGGAACCGGTTGCACCATCGCCGGCGTCTGCGGAAAAAAAGAGGACACCGCAGGACTGCAGGACCTATTAGTCTACAACTTGAAGGGTTTGGCCGTTGTCGCCGAAGAGGCAAAATCACAGAACAAACTGGATGAGTCCATCGGCTTGTTCATCTGCCAAGCCCTGTTCGCCACAATTACCAACGCCAACTTTGACAACCAGCGCATCAAAGAACTCATCAAGGCCACCATTGCCAAGCGGGATGCCCTGAAACTGGCCATTGGCTTCAATAGTGATGCCAACGTCACCAACTGGAACGGAACTGAATCCGAGTACGCTGCAAAAGCGGCGCAGGTCGGCGTCCTTTCACAGCCCAACGAAGAC
This is a stretch of genomic DNA from uncultured Desulfuromonas sp.. It encodes these proteins:
- a CDS encoding ammonia-forming cytochrome c nitrite reductase subunit c552; the encoded protein is MPKKHFFSARLRVSLFLLFLLSAIMIAVNGNTITSAHNARGIPTKGLTTIELGKTYPAQYESWKATAEPTPADKSKYKRGYDTDGILYSKIDEYPYLALLLNGWGYGAEFTEPRGHVYMIEDQVDIEPTRLKAGGSCLSCKTPYAQDLQTELGEDYFKKSYAELRDDIPAQDQLLGVTCVDCHNTDDLSLKISRGFTLGKALPQIGKQPSDLSNQDKRSLVCAQCHVTYTMPKNAQMKTTDVLFPWSGSQWGNISVENIIATIKSDPTYKEWTQSVTGFKLGFVRHPEFEFFSKDSPHWQAGLSCADCHMPSTDAADQTISDHRIMSPLKNDLTACAACHTEDPNSLREMVFAIQDNTATAMINTGYALAGVAKLFELAHHSSAAGTITTTSFYQQAKEAYEQAFYRLMFIQNENSTGFHNPPEATRILNDTEKYTNTAERLLREAIITSGITIPEIVDLELDQYLYNRGNKKLNFNPDMEIVLPQTPHYPDSLSEEPHQIKLPSANAALPQ